A segment of the Necator americanus strain Aroian chromosome IV, whole genome shotgun sequence genome:
AAGACTGCGTTCTCTCTTCAAGTTTCATGTCAGTCATCCAGAACAAAGGACATGGTACATAAAAATTCTTGACGAATACAAGAGCAACGACGTAATCGAGGAAGTCCCATCCCCAGAGCAAAGCCCTCTTGACAACATCACATACTACATGCCGCACACAGGAGTGTGGAGAAGCGAAAAACCCACACCCTTGTGAATCGTATTTGATGCCTCGTCGAAATCAAGTGGAAAACCCTCACTGAATGACGTAGTGCATACAGGGGAAAGCTTCGTCAATAAGATTCAAGACATACTTATGACATGCCGCTGGTGTAGCATCCTCGTTACTGGGGATATCCAGGCAGCATTCACACAAATAAGGATCATTCCTGAACACCGCGACCTTCTACGGTTTGT
Coding sequences within it:
- a CDS encoding hypothetical protein (NECATOR_CHRIV.G14965.T2), translating into MYELEGMGISTDEYRKDDTAYDYLNSYAKRIMIEDGRIVAPLPLKDNVVELDSNFKVAVSRLRSLFKFHVSHPEQRTWYIKILDEYKSNDVIEEVPSPEQSPLDNITYYMPHTGVWRSEKPTPL